The stretch of DNA ctctgttgcccgggATGGAATGCGGTGGCATgttcttggcttgctgcaacctccaccttccaagttcaagcgcttctcctgactcggcctcctaagtaactgggaccaacaggtgggcaccaccacgcccagctaatttttgtatttttagtagatgctgggttttaccatgttggccaggctggtcttgaagtcctgagctcaagtcatccacccacctcagcctcccaaagtgctggaattacaggcatgagccaccacgcctagcctaactatatccatttttaaaaaaggaaatcttccAAAACCCCAACAGGATCAAGACCACCATCAGGTCCTACTCCAAAGTCTTTCTGGAAGTGATTGCTTGTCCCTGAGCCTTGGTGAATGCtattaaatacttattttataaacTTGTGCAAAGGTAACTCAAAATCGGACTAAATCAATCCAAACCATACCATCCCtatttctcatttgtgtttttaGCCCATTTCCCATTCTTCTCTTGGGATGTATTTCAATTCTTACTAATGACAAATATTCTTAAAAGTGATTAACAAGCAGGGCTTGGTTATGCACCTGCTTTGTAGGCTAAGATGGGAGAACAGCTTGTGCCCAGGAATTCAACTCCAGTCTGAGTAgcatggtaaaacaccatctcaagaaaaagtggccgggcgcagtggctcacatctgtaatcccagcactttgggaggatgaggtgaccggatcatctgaggtcaggagtttgagactagcctggccaacatggcaaaaccccgtcttctattaaaaatataaaaatctgactgggtgcactggctcacgtctgcaatcccagcactttgggaggccgaggcagctagattatgagctcaggagttcaagaccagcctgaccaacatattgaaatcctgtctctactaaatacaaaaattagcagggcatggtggcgcacctgtagtcccagctactcgggaggctaaggcaggacaatcgtttgaactcaggaggcagaggttgcggtgagccgagatggcgccactgcactccaacctgggcaacagtagggagacttcatctcaaaaaaaaaaaaagaagaaaaacagtgacaggccgggcgcggtggctcaagcctgtaatcccagcactttgggaggccgagacgggcggatcacgaggtcaggagatcgagaccatcctggctaacacaatgaaaccccgtctctactaaaaatacaaaaaaattagccgggcgaggtggcgggcgcctgtagtcccagctactcgggaggctgaggcaggagaatggcgtaaacccgggaggcggagcttgcagtgagccgagatagcgccactgcactccagcctgggcgacagagcgagactccgtctcaaaaaaaaaaaaaaaagaaagaaaaacagtgacAAATACTGCCTTAAGTTTGACTTCATTTATGGAAGTCTGACATGCAAGtactttgagtttttatttttcttttgagattgggtcttgctgtgttgaccaggctggcctcaaactcctggccctaagagatcctcccatctcggctgggtattgggattacaggtgtgaaccactgcgcctggtcaaaTTTGACTTTTTAAGCTTTCAGCTCTTTCAGcctttttcctattttctgcCTTCATAGTCAATGCTCAAAGATTTTGAAGAACCACCAGTTTAAAACCTAAACTCCCAATTTGATCATTCATGCATGTTCTCTTTTAGAGTGCacgtttttatattttatttaatgtgttttCCATAAATGCATATGGACCAATCTCAGAACTGAAGAACAAAGCTGAGAGCCAAGTATTTAATGTATTACTGATACTTGCACACATAAGACCAATTATAAACAGTACTTTATACCAGTGTGCATGTAACTGTTTATACCAAGTTTGATCCagtttaatataaaaaaaaattaatgtttccaATCATATTTTAAATCCCAAGAAAAATCTTAATATCCCTTTTAGGATCTTATTTTTGTCCATTAAGTATCTACATAAAAGCACAAGCCAAAATCCTTTTGGGGAATAACAAACCTTCAGTAACaatttgtaaaatgaatataGAGCTATTTagtcagattttcttttctttctttttttttttttttttgagacggagtctggctctgttgcccaggctggagtgcagtggctggatctcagctcactgcaagccccgcctcccgggttcacgccattctcctgcctcagcctcccgggtagctgggagtacaggcacccgccacctcgcccggctaattttttttgtatttttagtagagacggggtttcaccgtgttagccaggatggtctcgatctcctgacctcgtgatccgcccgtctcggcctcccaaagtgctgggattacaggcttgagccaccgcgcccggcctttagtCAGATTTTCTTTCAACCCAATCTAATTAACTTCACCATAATACATACCAGGCTTGATGGGTATAACATCCACTAAATCTTTAAAACAAAGGGACATAATCAAACTTTGCAAATGCTATAGCCTACCCTTCTGAAGAGTCACAAGTCACAGCACTGTAAAGGCTCATGACCCAATATCCTTTCAATTCAGCTCATTTAACTTAAACTGACAACAGATGACCACTTGCCCTTTTATTATAAACTATTACACAGGATGGCTTTTCATAAATGACTTTCATAAAATCCTCATGCATATAACAATGtcaaattcctttttctctgttaaGATTTCAGAAGTGTATCAAATTTCTAAGATCATACTTactcttcatcatcatcatcttcttcatcatcatcatcatcttcatcagcagcaagttttacttttttcttttaaaagaaaaggcaCATACTCATGAACAAGAGCTGTTCTATCACCAAACTAAAATCTGTAATACAAAACCTATAATAAAATTGCCATCTCTACCTGTGGAACCTTGCTACCACCTCCAGGGGCAGACCGCTTTCCAGATATACTTAAGAGTTtcacatcctcctcctcttcatcttctgacTCTGCATCTTCCTCCACAgctaaaatacaatttattagaCATTATAAAACTCAAGCagcaaagaaatcagaaaaaaaaagaacactgatAGCATACAGTAAATATTCTAAAAACTGAGAttcctattctatttttttaaaaaaagagcaaatggGAAAAGGAACTTTTTAACAAAGGTATTCTGAGGCCTAACGTTCACTGCCAGGTTTTAAATGCAAGAAGCCtgagcagggtggctcatgcctgtaatctcactttggggaggccaaggtggaccacttgaagccaagagaccaatctgggcaacacagtgagactccatctgcacatatacaaaaaaaattagccaggcgtggtggagggtgcctgtagttctagctagtCCAGAGGCTGATGTGAacccagtagttcaaggctgTAACAAGCTacgatcactgcactccagccttagaaTGAgactgtctttattaaaaaaaaattttaggccaggcacagtggctgacacatGTAGtactagcactttgagaggccagggcgTGCAGAACAcgttaaggccaggagtttaagatcaggctggccaacttcacgaaaccccttctctactaaaactataaaacacaactaggcttggtggcacacgcctgtggtcccagctactggggaggctgagacaggaggatcccttgaatccCGGAGagagaggttccagtgagccaagatcgtgccactgtactctaccctgggtgacagatcaagattTTGTCCCCCCACTCCAAAAATTTATTTGTCCTCTCCAATTATAAATTTCTAGACTCACACTGGAATCTATTTTAAAGACAGTAGTACTATACCCATGCTTTAAGTCCAAACTGGGAACCAAGCAACTGCATTAAAGAGAATAAACTAAGTagtataatacataaaaataacataCCTACTAAGTGCTGTCCACTAATATGCACTGGCCCTGAACCACACTTCAACCTTAAGACCACTGGTGGTGTTATTTCAAAGCCCCCAAGGGAAACCTAGAAGGAAGAAATTTTTAATCActaaacatatgaagaaaatgtaCAATAAACATTACAAGCAAACACATAAGCCAAATCAACAAACCAGTGAAcctggtcgggcgcggtggctcaaccctgtaatcccagcactttgggaggccgagactggcggatcacgaggtcaggagatcgagaccaccctggctaacacggtgaaaccccgtctctactaaaaatacaaaaaactagctgggcgaggtggcgggcgcctgtagtcccagctactcaggaggctgaggcaggagaatggcgtaaaaacccaggaggcggagcttgcagtgagctgagatccggccactgcactccagcccgggcaacacagcgagactccatctcaaaaaaaaaaaaaaaaaaaaaaaaaccacaaaccaGTGAACCTTTTTTCCACCTCTGATAAACTAGCAGCAGAAACCCCCATGTTCAAGAGCTGACCATTGAACTCCAGTGACAGAAGATAAAGAACCACTTTCTATCTCTTTGGCACAACGAAATGACACCAAACCTACCTTAAAACAGAATTAAACCTTGGCACAACATCCAAAGTATACAAGTGCCCTTACCGTTGGCTGCACAGACATTTTCAAAGTTGCCAGTGTTACTTTAATTGGACTGCCTTCGTAATTCATTGCCTCTGCTTCAACAATGTGCAATTCATCCTTTGCACCAGCCCCTAAACTGACCTGtgaacaaaaaaaacaaaccacttcAACTTTGAGTTCCACCTATTTTACACCCCCCCCACCACTAAATGTTATATGCAGCCATGCGTCACTTAACCACAGGGCtaggttctgagaaatgtgttgttagacAATTTCATCTTGGTACAATCATAAGAATGTGCTTATACtaacaaacctagatggtatagcctactacacacacctaggctacaaacctgtacagtatgttactgtactgaatactgtaagcaTCTGAAATACAATAgtaagtatttgtgcatctaagCATAGGAAAGggcggtggtggctcatgcctgtaatcccacagcacttagggaggctgaggtagatcatgaggtcaggagtgagaccagcctggacaacatggtaaaaccccgtctctactaaaaacacaaaaattagccaggcatggtggcacatgcctgtaatcccagctacttgggaggctgaggcaggaaatcacttgaactcggaaaTCAAGAGGTTGCACTGAACTAAGattacgtcactgcactccagcctgggtgacagaggaagactgtctccaaaggaaaacaaaaacaaaaacaggaaaggtACATTAAAAATAGGGTATAATAATCTTATGTGACCACCGTTGTATGATCCATCTGTTGACCCAACAGTTGCAATGAGGTACATgactatgattttttaaaaatacaagtataAACCTATCACTGTTACCTCAGAAAACAAATCTGTGCAATGTTATCCTCAGGTTTTGTGATCTTGGCAAATCAATTTCTCATATtcagaaaatttaagaaatgcaTAAATATGCATACACACAATATAGATCACCTAacttatttattgagcaacttcTAAGTTGAGAGAAAAGCTAGTCTCTGGTAGACATGTAAGATTATTGATGCCTTTTACAAGGGCTTTATAATCCAACTGAAGAAAATAAGGCAAGTTTAACGATGTGACTGGATTTTACATGGTTACCAAATGAGTATAGATGCCAAGTTCTTCATCAAAGATGTACAGACAGTGAGGTACACACAATACCCAGGTGTAAGAAGTAGTATTTTATAAGCAATCAGCAAAGGAAAAGTCTCAAGCCACATGAATAGAAACTAAAAGGCTGAAATCAAGTAGGGTTAAGTAGTTTATTTTGAAAGTTTAAGTACCGTTCTTAAAGATAACTGGTGCTCATTTTCATCATTATCCACCTTAAAGTGATAATCTTTGTCGGCCTTTAGTTCACAACctgtaaatgaagaaaaaagcaactctaacaaggagaaaaataacaCTGAAACTTAAGTGTGGGTAACCAAAAAGGTCAGGTCTAACTTTTGAACTAGTTTTTCACAATTTTAGCTACCAGAGGGCAAAGCAGAATGATCAATTCCTAGATTTCTTGAACAGAAACCTCTACAAACAAGTAACACCCATAGAAGTCTACAATTCTATTTTCTCCTCATACCATATTTCATCTCTAACTACGCTGATAGGCACTGTTATTCTGCATACAGAAACGAGCTCAACGGTTTAGTAAATCTGAACCTAAAACAATTACCTGAAACCAAATGTAATGTCCAATGTTAAGTTTCCCACTATTTAAAACAGCTGATTTACCCACCTAAATTCCCAAATGGAAAGTTCGAAATGAGAACGGTTACAAACAT from Macaca nemestrina isolate mMacNem1 chromosome 6, mMacNem.hap1, whole genome shotgun sequence encodes:
- the LOC105480863 gene encoding nucleophosmin isoform X1 — its product is MEDSMDMDMSPLRPQNYLFGCELKADKDYHFKVDNDENEHQLSLRTVSLGAGAKDELHIVEAEAMNYEGSPIKVTLATLKMSVQPTVSLGGFEITPPVVLRLKCGSGPVHISGQHLVAVEEDAESEDEEEEDVKLLSISGKRSAPGGGSKVPQKKVKLAADEDDDDDEEDDDDEDDDDDDFDDEEAEEKAPVKKSIRDTPAKNAQKSNQNGKDSKPSSTPRSKGQESFKKQEKTPKTPKGPSSVEDIKAKMQASIEKGGSLPKVEAKFINYVKNCFRMTDQEAIQDLWQWRKSL
- the LOC105480863 gene encoding nucleophosmin isoform X2; amino-acid sequence: MEDSMDMDMSPLRPQNYLFGCELKADKDYHFKVDNDENEHQLSLRTVSLGAGAKDELHIVEAEAMNYEGSPIKVTLATLKMSVQPTVSLGGFEITPPVVLRLKCGSGPVHISGQHLVAVEEDAESEDEEEEDVKLLSISGKRSAPGGGSKVPQKKVKLAADEDDDDDEEDDDDEDDDDDDFDDEEAEEKAPVKKGQESFKKQEKTPKTPKGPSSVEDIKAKMQASIEKGGSLPKVEAKFINYVKNCFRMTDQEAIQDLWQWRKSL